The following are from one region of the Meleagris gallopavo isolate NT-WF06-2002-E0010 breed Aviagen turkey brand Nicholas breeding stock chromosome 21, Turkey_5.1, whole genome shotgun sequence genome:
- the OVCA2 gene encoding esterase OVCA2: MERGGTEDGPYGLVACWKRVPQPLPPRIPPHCTAPVPRAPRRGRPLHVPAPRPPAARGRAGGWSSPSLSLREAIANQRVAFRREGEGGRKCRSLPAVAGTMSEGRPLRLLALHGYRQSERRFRQRTGALRKALRGRAELVALDAPHLVPGSEDETSDDPPRGWWFSRPGTFEASEAADRPTGLEESLEAVARALEERGPFDGLLGFSQGAALAAMVCALRARGDPRFPVTFAILASGRSTGICNFPFCPAVVTGGPHDPVG, from the exons ATGGAAAGGGGTGGAACTGAAGACGGCCCGTATGGCCTCGTTGCCTGCTGGAAGCGGGTCCCGCAGCCCCTCCCGCCCCGCATTCCCCCTCACTGCACGGCGCCGGTTCCACGGGCACCCCGTCGGGGCCGCCCCCTCCACGTCCCCGCCCCGCGACCTCCCGCCGCAAGGGGGCGCGCCGGCGGATGGTCCTCTCCGAGCCTTTCCTTGCGTGAGGCGATAGCCAATCAGCGCGTAGCTTTCCGGCGGGAAGGGGAGGGCGGCCGGAAGTGCCGCTCACTTCCGGCCGTGGCGGGCACCATGTCGGAGGGGCGGCCGCTGCGGTTGCTGGCGCTGCACGGTTACCGGCAGAGCGAGCGCCGCTTCCGACAGCGCACCGGCGCGCTGCGCAAGGCTCTGCGAGGCCGCGCTGAGCTCGTAGCCCTCGATGCTCCGCACCTCGTGCCCGGCAGTGAGGATGAAACAAGCGACGACCCCCCACGTGGGTGGTGGTTTTCCAGGCCGGGAACTTTTGAGGCCTCGGAGGCAGCGGATCGGCCGACAGGGCTGGAGGAATCGCTGGAGGCCGTGGCGAGAGCGCTGGAGGAGCGCGGGCCTTTCGACGGGCTGCTGGGCTTCAGCCAGGGTGCGGCGCTGGCCGCTATGGTGTGCGCCCTGCGGGCCCGCGGGGATCCGCGCTTCCCCGTCACCTTCGCCATCCTGGCGTCC GGTCGCTCAACGGGAATTTgcaattttccattttgtccGGCCGTCGTCACCGGCGGTCCCCACGATCCGGTTGGGTAA
- the RTN4RL1 gene encoding reticulon-4 receptor-like 1: SWPDTTLPSLQTGALAELLLVLLGLKVPGAASCPTDCVCYPSPMTVSCQAHNFVTIPEGIPEDSERIFLQNNQITLLLRGHFSPSMVTLWIYSNNITFIDPNTFEGFVNLEELDLGDNRYLRALAANTFQGLVKLHALYLYKCGLSSLPSGIFGGLHNLQYLYLQDNHIEFLQDDIFVDLVNLSHLFLHGNKLWSLHQNTFRGLINLDRLLIHQNQLQWIHRRAFHDLRRLTTLFLFNNSLSELQGDCLAHLGALEFLRLNGNPWSCDCKARSLWEWLHRFRGSSSNVICESPERMHGKDLKVLRAEDFRNCSGSESLHQIKTFSAADRGASKAHHPHHSSKEKGGEKGLHSSHPAARPGPRRPAKNCTSHKNRNRTLKPGSLGPRKSGHEFPDYVPDYQHKFSFGVMPTGLPKRKGKCTRRTPIRAPSGVQQAAGGCAGLVASRLVFVLVLVAIMR; the protein is encoded by the coding sequence AGCTGGCCTGACACCACTCTCCCCTCTCTCCAAACAGGGGCCCTCGcggagctgctgctggtgctgctggggctgaagGTGCCTGGGGCTGCCAGCTGCCCCACTGACTGCGTTTGCTACCCTTCACCCATGACCGTCAGCTGCCAGGCCCACAACTTCGTCACCATCCCCGAGGGCATCCCTGAGGACAGCGAGCGGATCTTCCTGCAGAACAACCAGATCACCCTGCTGCTGCGGGGCCACTTCAGCCCCTCCATGGTCACCCTCTGGATCTATTCCAACAACATTACCTTCATCGACCCCAACACTTTCGAGGGGTTCGTCAACCTGGAAGAGTTGGACCTGGGGGACAATCGCTACCTGAGGGCTTTGGCAGCCAACACTTTCCAAGGGCTGGTGAAACTCCATGCCTTGTACCTGTACAAATGCGGGCTCAGctcccttcccagtgggattTTTGGTGGCCTCCACAACCTACAATACCTTTACCTGCAAGACAACCACATTGAGTTCCTCCAGGACGACATTTTTGTTGACTTGGTGAACCTCAGCCATCTTTTTCTCCATGGAAACAAGCTTTGGAGCCTCCACCAGAACACATTCCGAGGGTTAATAAACCTGGACAGGCTCCTCATCCATCAGAATCAGCTGCAGTGGATTCATAGGCGGGCGTTCCACGACCTCCGGCGACTGACCACCCTGTTCCTGTTCAACAACAGCCTCTCGGAGCTGCAGGGGGACTGCCTGGCCCACCTAGGGGCCCTTGAGTTCCTCAGGCTGAACGGAAACCCCTGGAGCTGCGACTGCAAGGCCCGCTCGCTCTGGGAATGGCTGCACCGTTTCCGGGGCTCCAGCTCCAACGTCATCTGCGAATCCCCCGAGCGGATGCACGGCAAGGACCTCAAAGTGCTGAGGGCGGAAGATTTTAGGAACTGTTCGGGCTCGGAGTCGCTCCACCAGATCAAAACTTTCTCAGCTGCAGACAGAGGAGCCTCCAAAGCCCACCATCCCCACCACTCCTCCAAGGAGAAGGGTGGCGAGAAAGGTTTGCACAGCAGCCATCCTGCAGCCCGGCCGGGACCTCGCCGCCCTGCCAAGAACTGCACCAGCCACAAAAACCGCAACCGAACCCTTAAGCCGGGATCGCTGGGGCCACGCAAAAGCGGGCACGAGTTTCCCGACTACGTGCCTGACTATCAGCACAAATTCAGCTTCGGCGTCATGCCCACCGGGCTCCCGAAACGAAAAGGGAAGTGCACCCGGCGGACGCCCATCCGTGCGCCCAGTGGGGTGCAGCAGGCGGCGGGTGGCTGTGCAGGACTCGTGGCCTCGCGCCTGGTCTTTGTGCTGGTCTTGGTGGCCATCATGCGCTGA